A stretch of DNA from Oscillatoria sp. FACHB-1406:
CATATTAAAGCTAATTCGTTCATAAAGGCGATGTTCAAATCGCGTTGCGTGTTTTCAATCACTTTCGCCATTTCTGCAACTTTAATGGAGGGGGCGCGATAGACTCCCGCTTCGATAATTGCTTCGTAGACGCTAGCGACTCGTTCTAAGGTTTCCGCATCTTCGCCAGACACGACTTTAACGATTTTGGCGAGGGTATGGGCTTTGTCGCCGGGATTGATGCGTTCGGGAGAGTAACCGAGTTTGAAATCTATGCCCTGTTTTAAGCCCGAAGTTCTTGCGAGGGCGGGGCCGCAAATTTCTTCGGTTACTCCGGGATAAACGGTAGATTCATACACCACTACCGAACCCGGTTGGAGAACTTTCGCAACTAACTCGGAGGCTTTGAGGAGTGGACTAAGATCGGGGCGAGAGTTGCGATCGATAGGCGTGGGAACGGCGACAATAAAGAAGTTTGTTGCCGATAAGTCCTCAATATCAGCGGTGAACTGGAGGGAGGTTTGTTGTAGGGCTTGAGGAGTGACTTCTTTGGTGCGATCGCGTCCTGCTTTCAATTCTTGGATGCGATCGGGATTGATATCGAAGCCAATAGTGTTGGGGAATTTTTCAGCTAGAGCCAGGGCGACAGGAAGTCCGACATATCCTAGACCGATAACTGTAATGCGATCGCTCATGACCCAACTATTGCGCCTCTAGCCAAGATTGAAACATTAGTACGTCCCACAAATGATATTGCCAATTTCGCGTACCCGATAGATGCTCTTGCCACTTCTGGCGAATCGGTTGGGGATTGAAAAAACCTTCTTGCTCTAACCGCTGCTCGCTCAGTAAATCTTCTGCCCAATCCCTCAGTTCGTTTCGCAACCAGCGATCGAGGGGGATACCAAAACCCATTTTCGGGCGTTCGATGAGCTTCGGAGGGACATATTGGTATAACACTTGACGCAACAGCCATTTACTTTGACTCTGACGAATTTTGAGCGCGAGCGGTAAGGTACTGGTAAATTCTACAACCCGATGGTCGAGAAAGGGAACGCGGGTTTCCAGACTGACTCCCATCGCCGCCCGATCTACTTTCGTGAGAATATCGCCTGGAAGGTAGGTTACGGCATCAAGATACATCATCTGTTGGGTAAAGTCCGGCAAGTTTGCCCAGTGAGTGGAGTCGGTGAGTGCCGTTGGCGGTTCGGATGCACCGAGGACAAGGGCAGCGGGGTTTGACCAGTGGGAAACCAAATTAGTATATAGTGCTTCTGGGCTATCAACTGCTAACACAGCAGCGAGTTTATGAAGTTTGTCTCCAGGAAGGCGTTGTCGGAGGCTTTTAGGCAGGATAGGAGCAAGTTGCTCGAAGGTTTTGTTCCAAGCTTCGGGAGAACGAAGGGTAAGACCTCGGGCAATTGTACTTTTTAGGTTTTGGGGAAGCCAACCAACCTGCTTCCAAATTCGATTAGCTAAGAAATAGCGGTTATAGCCGCCAAAGAGTTCGTCGCCACCGTCGCCCGATAGACTGACAGTAACGTGCTGGCGAGCGAGTTGGGAGACCAGAAAAGTAGGAATTTGCGACGAGTCGGAGAATGGTTCGTCATAAAGCGCGGGTAGTTTGGGGATAACCGCGAGGGCTTCTTCTGGGGTCACATAGAGTTCTGTATGATCGGTTCCTAAATGTCTAGCCACGACTTTGGCATCGTTAGCTTCGTTATAAGCAGCTTCGTGAAAACCAATGGTAAAGGTTTTGACGGGGCGGCTGCTTTGCGCCTGCATGAGGGCAACCACGGTTGAGGAGTCAACACCGCCGGAGAGAAACGCCCCCAAAGGAACATCAGCAACTATCTGCTGGCTGATGGCATCGCGGAGAAGGCTATCGAGTTGGGCAACGGCTTCTCTTTCGCTGCCCTGAAAAGGGTTATCTCGTCCCGATTCTACGACGGACTGCATCGACCAGTAGGGTTTAGGCGTGGGGCGAGCGCTGGGGTTTGCTGTCGGGAGAGTGAGGAGCGTTCCGGGGGGAAGTTTGTAAATGTTTTGATAAATAGAGTAGGGAGCGGGAATGTAGTTATGACGTAGGAGGAGTGTCAGGACATCGCGATCGATTTTGCCTTGCCAATGGGGATGCGCTTTGAGGGCTTTGAGTTCGGAACCAAAGAGAAAAGTATCCCCCATCCAGCCATAGTAGAGCGGCTTTTCGCCGAGCCTATCCCGCCCTAAATGTAAAACTCGCTCTTGTCTATCCCAAAGCGCAAAAGCGAACATCCCCACAAATTTCTGTACTGCCGGTTCGATTCCCCACTGACAGAAGGCAGCGAGCATCACTTCGGTGTCGGAGTGACCGCGAAAGGAATGACCGAAGGCGAGGAGTTGTTGTTGGAGGTCTCGGAAGTTATAGATTTCGCCATTGAAAACGAGGATATAGCGATCGTTGGCGGAGTGCATGGGTTGATGACCTTCGGGGGAAAGGTCAACAATAGCGAGGCGGCGATGTCCGAGAGCGATACCTGTTGTGGGGTCTACCCAAGTCCCTTTGCTGTCAGGGCCGCGATGGATAATAGTATTCGACATTTTGCAGGCAATCGCTTCTAAATTTTCTAGATTGCCTGCTTGACTCCAATAACCTGTAAGACCGCACATAAAGTTTTTAACTTGCGTAAACTTCCTCGTACAAAGCTTCATACAGTTTAACAACGCGAGAAATGTCAAAGTTCTCTTGAATCCGATGGCGGGCTTGTTGCCCGATCTGCTCGCGTTCCTCGCTGGGAAGATCGAGGAAAGATTCTAGTGCTTCAGCGAGAGCTTTCATATCGCCTGACCCAACAACCTTTCCTGTATTGCCAACAATATAGGCTGAGTCCCCGACATCTGTAACAGCACAAGGAACCCCACAAGCCATTGCTTCACCTAATACGTTAGGAAAGGCTTCCCCGTAAGAAGAAGAGGCTAAAACATCAAGAGATGCCATGATACGAGGGATATCTTCACGCAGCCCTAGTAAATGAGTGACATCGCTAACTCCCGCTCGCTCGATAGCCGCTATGATAGCTGGATTTTTCGTATCGATCTTATCGCCTGCTAACAAGAAATGAACATCCGGTCTCTTTTTATGTAAATAGCCAGCTGCTTCAAAAAAACCGCTATGATTTTTTTGGGGATCGAACCGAGCTATTAAACCGACTAAAGGTGTATCTACTCCTACAGCTAGCTCTTGACGTACCGCTAGACGCGCATGAGAATCTGGTACAAAACGCTCTAGGTCAAAGCCATTGGGGGTAATAATAAATTTATCGCGATCGTAGCCCCAGGATAAATGTATATCTTTCGCTACATTAGAGCAGCACTGAATGCGATTGGGTATTAGAACAGACAACTTCGCACATAAAGCTACAACTAAACGAGTCGTAGCTTTATTTCTTTCCCTTGATAGATCGCTACTACGAATATTCCAAATGATAGATGGAATTCCAGCCCATCGCGCAGCAAGTCCCCCTAGTAAGTCTGCATGATACATCCAGGTATGAATTATATCTGGTCGCTCTTTTTGTAGTAATCGCACCAACCCAAGTAAGGCAAATGGATTGAGAGTACCAGGACGCATCTCTAATGCGACTACAGGAATTCCTAAGTCATTAATGCGTTTTCCAATAGAGTCAGTGTGAGTTAGAGAAATGACTTTAGCTTTGACTTTTGGCGAGCGCCTCTCCAAAAGCTTAAGAAGCATCATTTCTGCGCCTCCCACTTTCAGACCCGTTATGATATGAAATATTTTCATCTGTATAGATGTTTGGATATTGTTCTGTGACTGTTAGAATTCATTGCTGACATTAATGCAAACCCAATTAAGACATAACGTTCTGTCAGTAAATTATGACTAAACAATCCCAAGAATAGCATCAAAGTCGTAAACAGCAAGCCTATAAATCTAGCCTCTCCACGAGCGTGTTTTGTTACAACCCATATCAAAATCGGAAAAATAAAGATGCCAATAATTCCGTGATCCACCATGTAATACAAGTACATATTATGGGTCGATACTATTTCTTGCCAATCCAAGGTAGAACCTAAGCCATTACCGAACAATGGATGTTGTAAAAACATTATCCATCCTAACTCAATCACTCTCGATCGTAAAGAGTCAGACTCATCGAGTAAAAATGGATTATTAAGCCATTCCATTCTTACAGAAATCGAGTAATCATAAAAAGAATTTATATTCCCTACTTCGGTCAGCTTTATCCCATTACTCCCTAAATTCCCTAAGTAAAAAATAAGATAAGTTATAAGTAGCAATGAAATCAAAACCAATGTTGACTTCCAATAAATTACAAGTTTTTTTTCCTTTGCTAGTAGTAAAGTCACAAATAAGTAGCCAATTATCGCCGATCGAGAAAGAGTAAGTATTAAGCCAATGCCGACAAAAAGCCAAAAATAAAAACGGTATTTTGGCTTAACTACACCAATGCTGAAAATCATCCCTAAAACTAGAGAATATCCTGATTGATTAGGGTTAATATATAATCCTGCGGGGCGACCAAGATTACACGAGCAAAAAACAAAAGGATGAAAAAAATCATAGATATTATTAAATACTGCTAATATGACCGCTAATAAAATAGCTTTTTTTACCCATTTCTGAATTACACCGTCTTTAGAAAAGACAACGATCATCAGTCCCAAAAAAATAGTTGATAGTATTCTCAATCTGAATTCTTGAAAAGCAATCGGATAACTTACCCTACTATTATCAAATATTAGTAGAGACAGACTTGAGATCGAAATAAACGCAATAGCCCAAAATATAAAATACCGAGGCAAGGAGGAATATTTAGAGAAAACTACCGGAAGAGAAAATAAAGCATATCCAAAAATTAAAATTGTCGGCGGGTAGGGAATTATGCCAGCTATATACAAGTACAAATCTAAGTTAGTAAAGAACAATAAAATGGCAATTATAGCCAAGACAATTTGATAAAAGTCAAGAAAACTATCCTTTCGACTAAGAGCGAGAGTGCTAATCATCATAATTTTTTACAGGTTCAGCAAAACAGACTTGGTTTTTGTCACTAAATTTAGTAGTGAAAAATTTTCTATTATTCGCTGACGAATTTCTTCCTGTTTGTATATGTTATTGCGATCGCTCCCTATTAACTTTTCCATAGCTATTTTCAAAGATTCAGGATTTTTCGCGGGTACGACTATACCTGTGTCCCCAACAATCCAAGCAGAATCTCCTACATCAGTCACGATACAGGGAACTCCACAAGCCATCGCTTCGCCAATAACATTCGGAAATCCTTCTCCACAAGAAGAAGAAGAAGCTAAAATATCTATAGCGTTGTAAACAGCTACCATATCTTCTCGTTTTCCTGCCCAAATTACTTGTTGCTCGATGTTAAGAGTGGAAGCTAAGTGATAAAGCTCTTTTGTATAATTATCTTCTCCAGAACCCACGCAGACAAATTTTACATCCGAACGCGACTGCAACAGAAGAGCGGCAGCCTTTAAAAAATTTGGATGATCCTTCATTGGATCTAGTCGCCCTACTAAACCAATTAAAGTAATCTCATTAGTAAGTCCCCATTCTGCTCTTATACGTTGCCTAGCTATGCGATCGGGCTTGAACTTTTCAGTATCAATGCCGTTGGGAATAACAGTCATTTTTTCCTTTGGAAAGCCATGCTTTCGGTGATACTTATGACCTGCATTTGAGTTAACAATAATTAGATCGGCGTAACGAGATAGCAAACATTCAAGCTTAAATACTAGATCAGATAACCAGTTATAATGATTAAAATCTACATTAGATGCTCGAACTCCCCAGACAATACGAGTGGAGATAAATAAAGGTTTTAAGCAAGCCGTACAGATATTAGGTACACCTAAGTACCCATGCAATATATCTGGTTTAATTTGCTTTAAACACTGAAATAGCCTATAGAAAAAACCAACAACATCCCATCGCCCTAACTTGTTTAAAGAAACAAGCTTAACTTCACTTTCTATTATTTCTTGCTCTAACTCCCCACCCGAATAAAATTCAACAACTGTAACATCAAAATCATTCAAAGGAAGAGACTTAGCTAAATTAATTAACTGACGTTCCGCTCCACCGATATTCAAAGATCGTAGTAAAAAGACAAGTTTTTTCATGTCTGCTTCATAAAGACATATTCATTACATCCCAATCCACCGCTACAAGTTTTTAATTGTTTTAATAAATATTTTTTATTGCGAAAAAACATAAAAATTTCTTCGGGCTTTGCTACTTCAAAAGGATAGCCTCCCAGCCAATCAAACCAATCGTGAAATCGCGACATACCCCGCGATTTAAAATACTCAGTATAACGTAAAGTAGGATTTTTAAATTTTACGAGGTCTACGGCTAATCCTCCTAAAGCAAAATAAGGGATAAATATACTTGAAACTATCACTTTACCTAACAAACTAGAACAGTAAAAAGATTTCACTCTTCTCCACCTGACAGATTTTCCCCCCTGATCGTTATAAATAGATATAAACAAATTACCATTTTTTTTAACAACTAAATCAATATTTTCTAAGGCTTCCCACATTGACCCAGTATGATGTAACACTCCCCAAGAATAAACTATATCAAACTCTCCTAATGAAGTTAGATAAGCTTTATTTAAAACTGAGCCTTCCTCAATTTTCCATTTAGGATCGTCCATAAAATAACGACGCTTTAACTCTTTGGTACAACTTACTGAGTCTGGATCGTAGTCAAAAGAATGAACAGTGGCTCCTAAACGACGGGCAGCTAAAGAAAACAATCCACTACCCGATCCAATATCAAGAAATGTTTTATTTTCTAAACTTACAGTTTCTAATTTATCTTTTAAAGATTTTTCTGCCTCGATAATTCGTTCTTCATTAAGAACTGACAAAAAACGTCTCCAGTTTTTGCCGAATTCAAATCGCTCTCCGCTCTTAATTTCTTTTTCAAATATATTAATCATCAATCACCTCCAACGCACTCTAATAATAAAGTTTCCCACATTAACATGACTTTTTCAAGACTGAATCGCTCTGTTATTTCTTTGGCGCGAGTAGCTAACCGTATTCTTTCCCTTTCATCTGCCATCAGCCTTTCCATCGCTTCGGCTAACGCAGAAACATCTTGATTGGGAACTAAAATCCCATCAATACCGTTGCGAATAATTTCTCTAGGTCCATTAGCACAATCTGTAGAGATAACAGGAAGTCCACAAGCCATTGCTTCACAGAGAGCGTTGGGAAATCCCTCGAAACGAGATGCCAGCACAAAAATATCTGCCTGTAGAAAGAATTCATAGGGATTTTTTACTTTACCAATAAAATTCACATAATCTCGTAAACCCAGTCGATCGCGTAGACTCTCAAGTTCTTGGCGAAGTTCCCCTTCTCCTAGAATTATCAACTTCCATTCCGGAAAAGACTTTTGTATTTTGTTAAAAGCTTGTAGTAAGAGATCGAATCCTTTCTGAGCCGTGAGTCGTCCCATAGCAATAAGCGATGGTTTGTGTAGTAGCTGCCTAACTAATATTTCTCTAGAATCAGGAGGAGCTAGGATTGGATTTGGTATGATTGAAATATCTAGTTGCCGTGCCAGAGGAAAATTTTCTTTTGCTGCCTGGGTCTGAAGCACAAGTTTATCTGCTAAAGGATAACTCAACCTACGCAGCATTTCCCAACTGTTAGAAATTTTGTAGGCTGAAGTATCTACACGTTCTGATATAAGAATTGGTATCTTTAATTGATATGTTGCCAGTAATGTCAGTACATTAGTTTTATCCATGAAACTGATTACAGCATTTGGTTTGCTATGAGACATCGCTGAACGCAAGCGTTTTAATCGTTTAACATTGTTTCCAATAGCCGCCAAAAAATCGAAGGAGTTACTTGCAATATTTAAGGGAATATGATTGATGTGGTTATCTAATTCATAAAATGGTGCTTCTCGACCATCATCAAAAGTTAACAGGGTTATTTTCCATTTTTTTTCTGCCCAATAGTTTGCCATAATAGATAGAACTCGTTCAGCACCTCCTGCACCAAGAGAATTTATCACTAAAGTTAAATTCATGATTTTTGCGATATGAACTTCAATTTATTAGTTTATTCACAGAAAAAACTGTTTTAACATAACTTTTTGGCTGTACAAATAATGTAGGGGGATAAGAATTGACTCTTGGGCAGAGAAATGATTTTTTCATCTACAACATTTAGCAATTTAGAAAATCGACTTAAATTAACCTGAAACTTTTGCTTAAGCTTGGTAGAACATGATTTTTCATCCATTTGTTCTCCATTAAGAACTCCAAAGTTTGTTGCTAGAAAATAATCGCAGTGGCTTATAGAAAAGCCAGCTTCTTGATGAAATCGTCTTAGTTCTTCTCGATTAAGAGGTATATGTATTTTATACACTTCTTCATTTATGAGTTTTTGTAAATATCCGATAATTCCAGATAAATTAGGTACGATCGTTATGATAATTCCACTTTTATGTAAAAATCTGGAAAAAGCTGAAAGGCAATCCGAAGTTTTATCAAAATGTTCGACTACTCCAAAAGACACTACAATGTCAAAAAAATCGACTAAATTATCAGGGGGTGTAAAGAAATTAGCACAGATGACCTCCCCTTCTACTCCAGCACTCGTTAGAATTTGACGACTTGCTTCGCAACCAATTTCAGAATAGTCTATCCCAGTGATACTGTAGCCAAACTCGCGACGGTAATAAGGCAGCCAAGCCGATCTCGCACAACCGATTTCGAGGAGCTTTTTATCCCCTGCTCCCAAACTGGTAAATAATTTTGAGAAATACTCATGAAACTGTCTATTAACATAGTTGTTCCAATTTCGATCGTAGGGATCTATCGGCTTCGGCAGATCGCTATTTGACCAACAATCATCCCAGTATTTTTTTCCAGCTTTGTCCATAACTTATCCCGCCACGTAGTTCTTTAAAGTTCTAACACTATAGAACAGAAGATAAATAAAAGATATGACGTATACGCAACTTGTAGAAAGCGCAATACCTTTGACTCCGATAACTTCTGCGAAAATGTAATTCAATAAACAGTTTACAACTAAGCTAATCAAGGCTCCATACATTAAAATATGGTTTGATTTTAAGGAAGAAATCAACCTGACTAAGACAATTCCACTGATATAAAAAGGAATTTGAAGTGCATAGCATGATTGTATTTGTGCCACTATCCGAGTATCGCGAGCAGTGAAAGCTCCTCTTTGAAATACTAATTCTACTAGGGGAACAGAAAAGATAACAAGAAGAATTGTAAGGGGGATAGAGAGCGCGAAAGACAGGAAAATATATTTTTTAGTTGTATCAATTGCACCAAACCAATTTCCTTGTGCGACCATCTGAGAACAATAAGGAACAAAAGCTGTACTTAACGCTGTAGTAGCTAACCCAAGCGGCAAAGCAATTAAACGGTTTCCATAATCTAAAGCTGCTACACTACCTGGCTCCAGCATCGCTGCCATTGCGCGATCTATTAAACTTGTACTGCTTAATAAAAAAGCGCCAGCAATCATAGGAATATATTGACTGGCTACTTGATTGAGATGCACTCCCCAGTAACGGAGTTGAGGAATAAATGAAATACCTTGCTTCTGTAATGCTTTTCCCAAAGCTATTATTTCTAATACTGTTCCTAGAGGTAAACTCAGAGCAAGCCCATAAATTCCAAGAAATGGGAAAGCGATAAGGAAAACAATTGAGACAATAGGAGTAATGGCTGGAGTGAAAGCCGCCAGGGCAAATCGCTCTCCTGAATTTAGTACAGCACTCCAAATTGTAATAATTCCACTGAAGATTATAAGAGGGCTAACTATGCACAGTAGTTGAAAAGTAAGATGGAGTTTTTCAGGACTAAAGTTACTCCCCAAAAGCTTTAAATAAAAAGGAGCAGTAGTAACGGTGAGGAGATTAGCCAAAGTTAATAAAATCAAACTTGAGGCGGAAACGGTAGAAAATAGCTTCTGAGCAGAGACTACTCCTTCTTGCTGTCGAACCTGAATATAAGTTGGAATAAAAGCTGCATTCAAAGAACCTCCTATAACGTTAACGAGAAAAGAAGGGAGAATAAATGCGATCAGAAAAGCATCAATATCGTCTCCTCTACCAAATTTCCAAGCGAGCGTAAGTTGCTTACAGATACTCGCAAAGTTGACGAGTATGGTCATAGCAGCAACGACTACAGCAGCAGCAAATATTTTACGATTGGTAGACTTATTTTTAAAAGCATCCCAATAGTTAATAATTTTTGAAGTTCTCAAGTATTATCCTTTCTCGTTACGATTTTTTAGTATTACATATTTGTTTAAAAACGTCTTCTTGCTCGCGCTCTTGCGTCCATACTTATATCCCTGATTCACTGCATCCTGGATTCGACTTTCTAAGCCCGGTTTATCCTCAAGAATACGCTCGATTTTAAT
This window harbors:
- a CDS encoding glycosyltransferase; protein product: MKKLVFLLRSLNIGGAERQLINLAKSLPLNDFDVTVVEFYSGGELEQEIIESEVKLVSLNKLGRWDVVGFFYRLFQCLKQIKPDILHGYLGVPNICTACLKPLFISTRIVWGVRASNVDFNHYNWLSDLVFKLECLLSRYADLIIVNSNAGHKYHRKHGFPKEKMTVIPNGIDTEKFKPDRIARQRIRAEWGLTNEITLIGLVGRLDPMKDHPNFLKAAALLLQSRSDVKFVCVGSGEDNYTKELYHLASTLNIEQQVIWAGKREDMVAVYNAIDILASSSSCGEGFPNVIGEAMACGVPCIVTDVGDSAWIVGDTGIVVPAKNPESLKIAMEKLIGSDRNNIYKQEEIRQRIIENFSLLNLVTKTKSVLLNL
- a CDS encoding O-antigen ligase family protein gives rise to the protein MMISTLALSRKDSFLDFYQIVLAIIAILLFFTNLDLYLYIAGIIPYPPTILIFGYALFSLPVVFSKYSSLPRYFIFWAIAFISISSLSLLIFDNSRVSYPIAFQEFRLRILSTIFLGLMIVVFSKDGVIQKWVKKAILLAVILAVFNNIYDFFHPFVFCSCNLGRPAGLYINPNQSGYSLVLGMIFSIGVVKPKYRFYFWLFVGIGLILTLSRSAIIGYLFVTLLLAKEKKLVIYWKSTLVLISLLLITYLIFYLGNLGSNGIKLTEVGNINSFYDYSISVRMEWLNNPFLLDESDSLRSRVIELGWIMFLQHPLFGNGLGSTLDWQEIVSTHNMYLYYMVDHGIIGIFIFPILIWVVTKHARGEARFIGLLFTTLMLFLGLFSHNLLTERYVLIGFALMSAMNSNSHRTISKHLYR
- a CDS encoding class I SAM-dependent methyltransferase yields the protein MDKAGKKYWDDCWSNSDLPKPIDPYDRNWNNYVNRQFHEYFSKLFTSLGAGDKKLLEIGCARSAWLPYYRREFGYSITGIDYSEIGCEASRQILTSAGVEGEVICANFFTPPDNLVDFFDIVVSFGVVEHFDKTSDCLSAFSRFLHKSGIIITIVPNLSGIIGYLQKLINEEVYKIHIPLNREELRRFHQEAGFSISHCDYFLATNFGVLNGEQMDEKSCSTKLKQKFQVNLSRFSKLLNVVDEKIISLPKSQFLSPYIICTAKKLC
- a CDS encoding class I SAM-dependent methyltransferase; this translates as MINIFEKEIKSGERFEFGKNWRRFLSVLNEERIIEAEKSLKDKLETVSLENKTFLDIGSGSGLFSLAARRLGATVHSFDYDPDSVSCTKELKRRYFMDDPKWKIEEGSVLNKAYLTSLGEFDIVYSWGVLHHTGSMWEALENIDLVVKKNGNLFISIYNDQGGKSVRWRRVKSFYCSSLLGKVIVSSIFIPYFALGGLAVDLVKFKNPTLRYTEYFKSRGMSRFHDWFDWLGGYPFEVAKPEEIFMFFRNKKYLLKQLKTCSGGLGCNEYVFMKQT
- a CDS encoding glycosyltransferase → MKIFHIITGLKVGGAEMMLLKLLERRSPKVKAKVISLTHTDSIGKRINDLGIPVVALEMRPGTLNPFALLGLVRLLQKERPDIIHTWMYHADLLGGLAARWAGIPSIIWNIRSSDLSRERNKATTRLVVALCAKLSVLIPNRIQCCSNVAKDIHLSWGYDRDKFIITPNGFDLERFVPDSHARLAVRQELAVGVDTPLVGLIARFDPQKNHSGFFEAAGYLHKKRPDVHFLLAGDKIDTKNPAIIAAIERAGVSDVTHLLGLREDIPRIMASLDVLASSSYGEAFPNVLGEAMACGVPCAVTDVGDSAYIVGNTGKVVGSGDMKALAEALESFLDLPSEEREQIGQQARHRIQENFDISRVVKLYEALYEEVYAS
- a CDS encoding lipid II flippase MurJ — its product is MRTSKIINYWDAFKNKSTNRKIFAAAVVVAAMTILVNFASICKQLTLAWKFGRGDDIDAFLIAFILPSFLVNVIGGSLNAAFIPTYIQVRQQEGVVSAQKLFSTVSASSLILLTLANLLTVTTAPFYLKLLGSNFSPEKLHLTFQLLCIVSPLIIFSGIITIWSAVLNSGERFALAAFTPAITPIVSIVFLIAFPFLGIYGLALSLPLGTVLEIIALGKALQKQGISFIPQLRYWGVHLNQVASQYIPMIAGAFLLSSTSLIDRAMAAMLEPGSVAALDYGNRLIALPLGLATTALSTAFVPYCSQMVAQGNWFGAIDTTKKYIFLSFALSIPLTILLVIFSVPLVELVFQRGAFTARDTRIVAQIQSCYALQIPFYISGIVLVRLISSLKSNHILMYGALISLVVNCLLNYIFAEVIGVKGIALSTSCVYVISFIYLLFYSVRTLKNYVAG
- the asnB gene encoding asparagine synthase (glutamine-hydrolyzing), whose protein sequence is MCGLTGYWSQAGNLENLEAIACKMSNTIIHRGPDSKGTWVDPTTGIALGHRRLAIVDLSPEGHQPMHSANDRYILVFNGEIYNFRDLQQQLLAFGHSFRGHSDTEVMLAAFCQWGIEPAVQKFVGMFAFALWDRQERVLHLGRDRLGEKPLYYGWMGDTFLFGSELKALKAHPHWQGKIDRDVLTLLLRHNYIPAPYSIYQNIYKLPPGTLLTLPTANPSARPTPKPYWSMQSVVESGRDNPFQGSEREAVAQLDSLLRDAISQQIVADVPLGAFLSGGVDSSTVVALMQAQSSRPVKTFTIGFHEAAYNEANDAKVVARHLGTDHTELYVTPEEALAVIPKLPALYDEPFSDSSQIPTFLVSQLARQHVTVSLSGDGGDELFGGYNRYFLANRIWKQVGWLPQNLKSTIARGLTLRSPEAWNKTFEQLAPILPKSLRQRLPGDKLHKLAAVLAVDSPEALYTNLVSHWSNPAALVLGASEPPTALTDSTHWANLPDFTQQMMYLDAVTYLPGDILTKVDRAAMGVSLETRVPFLDHRVVEFTSTLPLALKIRQSQSKWLLRQVLYQYVPPKLIERPKMGFGIPLDRWLRNELRDWAEDLLSEQRLEQEGFFNPQPIRQKWQEHLSGTRNWQYHLWDVLMFQSWLEAQ
- a CDS encoding nucleotide sugar dehydrogenase, which encodes MSDRITVIGLGYVGLPVALALAEKFPNTIGFDINPDRIQELKAGRDRTKEVTPQALQQTSLQFTADIEDLSATNFFIVAVPTPIDRNSRPDLSPLLKASELVAKVLQPGSVVVYESTVYPGVTEEICGPALARTSGLKQGIDFKLGYSPERINPGDKAHTLAKIVKVVSGEDAETLERVASVYEAIIEAGVYRAPSIKVAEMAKVIENTQRDLNIAFMNELALICDRLDIRTHDVLQAAQTKWNFLPFTPGLVGGHCIGVDPYYLTTKAEELGYNPQVILAGRRINDSMGNYIAQRLVKLLVKANLPIKNARIGILGLTFKENVPDLRNSRIPDIVQELQQFGINPLIHDPLANHKEAQREYGIQLAVWSELSNLDGMIFAVNHQYYLELPLAELLKKLRPSSVLIDVKSALDPNSLFPNIYYWSL
- a CDS encoding glycosyltransferase family 4 protein, producing the protein MNLTLVINSLGAGGAERVLSIMANYWAEKKWKITLLTFDDGREAPFYELDNHINHIPLNIASNSFDFLAAIGNNVKRLKRLRSAMSHSKPNAVISFMDKTNVLTLLATYQLKIPILISERVDTSAYKISNSWEMLRRLSYPLADKLVLQTQAAKENFPLARQLDISIIPNPILAPPDSREILVRQLLHKPSLIAMGRLTAQKGFDLLLQAFNKIQKSFPEWKLIILGEGELRQELESLRDRLGLRDYVNFIGKVKNPYEFFLQADIFVLASRFEGFPNALCEAMACGLPVISTDCANGPREIIRNGIDGILVPNQDVSALAEAMERLMADERERIRLATRAKEITERFSLEKVMLMWETLLLECVGGD